In Lineus longissimus chromosome 9, tnLinLong1.2, whole genome shotgun sequence, one genomic interval encodes:
- the LOC135493863 gene encoding alanine racemase-like isoform X1 has protein sequence MAISAEDNDKVYEAVGRCAYLQINLDRITNNLNRIRSKIPLSTGIIGVVKGNAYGHGSVEVARHIKTLGVERLAVATVGEGVELRKAGIGGPLLVFGNANRVEARALFNHQLTPTVSSPEFAEAWAELAHNQTQVSGWRGEIEIEVNAGTNRNGIDVDHLDNFVNICSNLSIPIGGIYQHFSRGNSADDDNWTDQQLKSFMEVAAKYRMAGIPLHSSASCTAMKGIGADLDFVRIGKAMYGLDIPYLSEKEIASLGGASLAMSLIAKPTRVKMVSEGSYVGYGKRYRTSSAEIIGTFSLGYADGFGRFMNSTSSRAIRGSDGKYYPVVGESCMDATMVRLDSLEQVNDSFYLVTDDLDPATSEISQRNTSGNIILDYNTMRLARVYISGGVVKFIFGGL, from the exons ATGGCGATCAGTGCTGAGGACAATGACAAGGTATACGAAGCGGTTGGTCGTTGCGCCTACTTGCAGATCAACCTGGACAGAATCACCAACAATCTGAATAGAATTAGATCGAAGATTCCGCTCAGCACTG GCATAATAGGAGTGGTAAAAGGCAATGCTTACGGACATGGGAGTGTAGAAGTGGCAAGACACATCAAAACACTTGGTGTGGAACGACTGGCCGTAGCTACAGTCGGAGAAGGGGTTGAACTTCGCAAGGCCGGAATAGGAGGACCACTTCTTGTTTTCG GAAATGCTAATCGAGTTGAAGCTCGCGCACTGTTCAACCATCAACTGACACCAACTGTCTCCTCACCAGAGTTCGCCGAGGCGTGGGCCGAACTAGCCCATAATCAAACTCAG GTTTCAGGATGGAGGGGAGAAATCGAAATCGAGGTTAACGCTGGAACGAACAGAAATGGCATAGATGTTGATCACTTAGATAACTTTGTAAAT ATCTGTTCCAATCTCTCCATACCAATCGGGGGGATTTATCAACACTTTTCAAGAGGGAACTCGGCGGATGACGACAACTGGACGGATCAACAGTTGAAGTCGTTTATGGAAGTCGCTGCCAAATATCG AATGGCTGGAATCCCGTTGCATTCTTCCGCTTCGTGTACGGCTATGAAAGGAATTGGAGCTGACTTAGATTTTGTCAGGATAGGAAAGGCTATGTATGGTTTAGATATTCCTTATTTGAGCGAAAAAG AAATAGCATCATTGGGGGGAGCATCCCTGGCCATGTCATTAATCGCGAAACCGACGCGGGTGAAAATGGTTTCCGAAGGGTCGTACGTCGGTTATGGAAAACGATACAG AACTTCCTCAGCTGAGATCATTGGCACGTTTTCGCTTGGCTACGCAGACGGTTTCGGACGCTTCATGAATTCTACAAGTAGCAGGGCGATCCGAGGTTCTGACGGCAAATACTACCCTGTTGTTGGAGAGAGCTGCATGGACGCGACTATGGTGAGGCTGGACTCCTTAGAGCAGGTCAATGACTCATTTTATCTTGTGACTGATGATTTGGACCCTGCAACATCCGAGATATCCCAAAGGAACACAAGCGGGAACATCATTCTTGATTATAACACCATGCGGCTGGCTCGGGTTTATATCTCCGGGGGTGtggtcaagttcatttttgGCGGATTGTAA
- the LOC135493863 gene encoding alanine racemase-like isoform X2: MAISAEDNDKVYEAVGRCAYLQINLDRITNNLNRIRSKIPLSTGIIGVVKGNAYGHGSVEVARHIKTLGVERLAVATVGEGVELRKAGIGGPLLVFGNANRVEARALFNHQLTPTVSSPEFAEAWAELAHNQTQVSGWRGEIEIEVNAGTNRNGIDVDHLDNFVNICSNLSIPIGGIYQHFSRGNSADDDNWTDQQLKSFMEVAAKYRTSSAEIIGTFSLGYADGFGRFMNSTSSRAIRGSDGKYYPVVGESCMDATMVRLDSLEQVNDSFYLVTDDLDPATSEISQRNTSGNIILDYNTMRLARVYISGGVVKFIFGGL; this comes from the exons ATGGCGATCAGTGCTGAGGACAATGACAAGGTATACGAAGCGGTTGGTCGTTGCGCCTACTTGCAGATCAACCTGGACAGAATCACCAACAATCTGAATAGAATTAGATCGAAGATTCCGCTCAGCACTG GCATAATAGGAGTGGTAAAAGGCAATGCTTACGGACATGGGAGTGTAGAAGTGGCAAGACACATCAAAACACTTGGTGTGGAACGACTGGCCGTAGCTACAGTCGGAGAAGGGGTTGAACTTCGCAAGGCCGGAATAGGAGGACCACTTCTTGTTTTCG GAAATGCTAATCGAGTTGAAGCTCGCGCACTGTTCAACCATCAACTGACACCAACTGTCTCCTCACCAGAGTTCGCCGAGGCGTGGGCCGAACTAGCCCATAATCAAACTCAG GTTTCAGGATGGAGGGGAGAAATCGAAATCGAGGTTAACGCTGGAACGAACAGAAATGGCATAGATGTTGATCACTTAGATAACTTTGTAAAT ATCTGTTCCAATCTCTCCATACCAATCGGGGGGATTTATCAACACTTTTCAAGAGGGAACTCGGCGGATGACGACAACTGGACGGATCAACAGTTGAAGTCGTTTATGGAAGTCGCTGCCAAATATCG AACTTCCTCAGCTGAGATCATTGGCACGTTTTCGCTTGGCTACGCAGACGGTTTCGGACGCTTCATGAATTCTACAAGTAGCAGGGCGATCCGAGGTTCTGACGGCAAATACTACCCTGTTGTTGGAGAGAGCTGCATGGACGCGACTATGGTGAGGCTGGACTCCTTAGAGCAGGTCAATGACTCATTTTATCTTGTGACTGATGATTTGGACCCTGCAACATCCGAGATATCCCAAAGGAACACAAGCGGGAACATCATTCTTGATTATAACACCATGCGGCTGGCTCGGGTTTATATCTCCGGGGGTGtggtcaagttcatttttgGCGGATTGTAA